In Papaver somniferum cultivar HN1 chromosome 9, ASM357369v1, whole genome shotgun sequence, the genomic stretch GGTTGCTAGTAccaattattatttttccttgatccccAACTGTTCGAGTTTCCAAACCTTGAAGCAGTATATTCATGAGGAACATAAGGTTTAGCTTGACCATAGAAAGTTGGAGTTCCAGGATTATGCTTAGGCTTCTTAGGTGATCGAGTATTAGAGTGATGTCCATTTTGTTTATAAGATGAAGAACCCCTGTGGAAATTTTGGGCTGGTGTTGACGGAGAGCTCCAACCATTCGAATTTCTGTTAGAGAAATCGCCTGCATCATCAGTAATCCACCCACCTCTATGTCTTGAATTTACTGGTGTCATGGTATCACCTGAATCATCAGGTATCCAACCACCTCTATGTCTCGATTTTACTGGCGCCATGGTATCACTTGGATCATCAGCCATCCATCCACCTCTATGTCTTGATTTTACTGGAGCCACAGTATCTCTTCCATCATGCATGATGTTTTTCTTTTTACGAGGTTTACAGATATCATGAGGCAAGGATTTCGCACCATACGAATCATTGACTTCCCTCCTAAACTCACCCCTCCTCCAATCCGGCTGCAAAAGATTTAATGTTTTACAAAGTATACATGGTGTTCGGAAGAAGATAAAAGGATAGCCATCAAAAAATATCATGTCGCAAAGCTAACATGGAGAGAGAAATGAGCGAGATTCTGACAAAAACCTTAGCATAAGTTGTGCATCCTCGTGCAAAATGTCCTTCCTCTCCACATTTGTAGCATAAAGTAGGTGTAGCCACACCACCACTTGTATCCCCTCTTCTTTTTGCACATCCCTATAATAGCAGACTTGCATAAGAACAGAGTGATTATAACTCTAAAGTAAGTGCTAAAATGAATCCCATAAAAAAAAAGTGCTATACTGAATGGACGGTTTATATTAGAAAGTGGCAGATGTAACTAACCAAACCAGTATGGCCAGACTGACCACAATTGTAACAAGAAACTACTCTTGTACCAGTATCCATGAAGTCAACACAACAAAGATGCCCAAACATTTTGCATATGTAACATTGGATTTCCTGCTCAAGATCAgcagaaaaaacaaaaacaaaagcagCTGTTATAAAAATTGTGTCATGATCTCTAACTTCTGAAATTAAACAGAGGCCCTTGCTTAAAAATAAAACTACAGATTTAGAAAGCCACCACCTTGAGATCCTCAGGTGCATAGTCGTTAAAGCATGAGAACATGTTGTGCCCATAATCTCCGCAACGCAGGCACATTTCGGAAAGCTGGGTGATTACTTTGTCTTTCTCTGGACATTTCTTTGCACGGTGGCCTGTCTTTTTGCAGATGTAGCAATCTTGTCCCTAGAAAGATATCAAACAGATACTTTCAATACATTAGTAAAACTTCAAAAGAAATCATCATTATTATCAGTACAGATCTAACTGTCTCAGATTACAGATGAGTTCAGTGAACCATGAATGCGCTTAGACAGGAACACCAAGAATTGCATATGATGTTAGTTGATAATACATGATATATATGCAGCTTGATTTAATAAAGAAAGAGAGTATTAACCTTAAGAAAATTAAACCTTGAGAAATTACTGACTTGAACTGTatgaagagaaagagagaggGAGCTGAAGCTGAAGATTGTGTACCTGTTTACACTTCTTTGCACCATGTTCAACACTTCCACAAACGAAGCACGGTTTCTTACGCTTCTCCATTTTA encodes the following:
- the LOC113309450 gene encoding zinc finger CCHC domain-containing protein 7-like, which translates into the protein MAKKEKMKAKVDEEFEDDIKQKSVILLSSDDEEANGDLTLEIVEKARVRENKRKRNQDSVINLSSSSSDEVCNGGVGGGDEIVTDEVVPEVKKKKKKRGKKKRRDREKELVLNFVAEEEAETVETAGTQTVAVSQTEEDVVVRAQPMEVEGNGTLEIEELVEKPKSEQGDGAEVVNNVVLRKLLRGPRYFDPPETNFNSTCYNCGEEGHMAVNCKMEKRKKPCFVCGSVEHGAKKCKQGQDCYICKKTGHRAKKCPEKDKVITQLSEMCLRCGDYGHNMFSCFNDYAPEDLKEIQCYICKMFGHLCCVDFMDTGTRVVSCYNCGQSGHTGLGCAKRRGDTSGGVATPTLCYKCGEEGHFARGCTTYAKPDWRRGEFRREVNDSYGAKSLPHDICKPRKKKNIMHDGRDTVAPVKSRHRGGWMADDPSDTMAPVKSRHRGGWIPDDSGDTMTPVNSRHRGGWITDDAGDFSNRNSNGWSSPSTPAQNFHRGSSSYKQNGHHSNTRSPKKPKHNPGTPTFYGQAKPYVPHEYTASRFGNSNSWGSRKNNNWY